The sequence below is a genomic window from Cucumis melo cultivar AY chromosome 5, USDA_Cmelo_AY_1.0, whole genome shotgun sequence.
GAGCGAGGCAATTGCTTCTTTAATTAACAGATCTTACTGAAATTAAAAGCTTGTCTTTCGTGCGTTTTGAAGTTGATAGGGAGACTCCAAGGTGTTTCTATCTTGTACTATTCTAGGAGTTGTAATTCGACAACACACTCGCTGGCTTGATATTGACTTGGTCTCAgattttgtattcttttttcAGTCTTGGGAGATCATTATCTTCATCTTCCTTGAATGACAATGGTTTCTGTGGTGATGATATCTGCTTCTCCCCTTTATTTATGGGGAGTCTGTTGGTGTTGTCTgaattttttcttctaaatgCATTTTACCTTTGAAGAAAACCACGATGGTTGAACTAAAAAGACAGGTAAAAAGTTATAATTTCACTTTTAAAACGATTCTCAAATGCATGTGTTCTATCTATACAACTTAGTATCCATTACCCATTCAAAAATTGGTGATTCGTAACAATAATGGTATGTTGTATGAACTCCAAGCTACAAGTAATATCCCATGTCTTCCTCTTTtgttaaatattaaaaaaattaataatagaaacaattcaattctgtttctaaaaaaagattgtcacaattcaaatttttaacaactATCTCAAATGCAGAAAAGTAAAGTGCACCCAACACATTTTCATAAAGTCTCattctcaaaataataataataataatgttgcaaaatcaacaattaaaaaaatacgAAGACGGTAAATATCGACATACAGATATATGTAATTCATTAATAATGTATTATCTACATCCACGAGCAGAGGTAGAACAAAAATTATTAGAGGGAATGTTTTAGAATAAAATACGCACTTCTCGAAGAATTATAGAATCAAAATTGTACTTAATTGTGAAAACTAAAGAGTTTCAGAGGCCACTGTAACGttccaaaaattaagataatttcagagttaattatcttaattttgtttaattagatttaattcaATGGGcattattttgaatccatttaataagaattatttgattatatgggaattgaaattaattaaatatttgttagatcaaaaatccacaactttacttaattctcttaaccttccatttaatcaaaatcttaCCAAACACCATGCTAAaacttctaattaattaaatattcatccaacaagtatttaattaatttcaattcttatataatcaaataatttttattaaatgaattcaaaataacgtccaataaattaaatctaattaaacaaaattaaaataaattatcttaatttttggggcagCTAAACCCTAACTTGATGACCAGTTAACAAGAGTTTTGTCATATGTTGTTCGTAATGCTACATAACGAATTCAAGGtattttaacaaataataaGAAAAGTAGATGAAAGGtagaataaattattttataaagtcaaaagaaatacaaaatgtgtattcaacaaaacaaattaatttgtAGTGAACAAACAAAAGAAGTTAATTAAAGATAGGGAAAGGCATTAATGAAAACTACTGCAGCCACCCCTAATGACTTTTAGAAAATTAGGCCGATGATATGTATTATATGTTtctttttccatcattttctttccaatgatctttctttttctttttcttttcccttttagCCGACTTGAGGATAAGTTTAGACATTTGCAGCCTTTTTTTAAGACAAAGTtcgaaataaaaaaacaaaatggtcgtgtttggattaattttttttagtgcTATAGTTATAGGGATACGGGATTGAACTTCCACTTTTAAGATAAATGGTCATATCAATTACCATTTAACTAAGCTCACGTTAATAGAGAATTTGAACCTTCAAGTATGTTGTTTAGACTTTTCACCGATTATTATTTGTATAAATTAATAGTAATAATCACATATCCACTAATGCCAGTGAAACAAAAATGGCATTTTTATTCTTAATATCATCATCGTTCATCGTCACTTATTGTAGGAAAAAGGAGCTAGTGGGTGTTTATAGCCCCAAAGGTATATGTGTAATTTATTGTACCCTagttttatttccttttttgtcGGGCTTGTCATAGCCTATATATATTCTTCCCTCTTGCACTCTTTcgattattagaaaataataaaggcTTCTATCGTGATTTTTTCTCCCTATGCTATAATTTTCCACATATATGTTGTGTCTGTCTTTTTCTCTTCTATCGTGGTATTAGAGCATGGTGATAAAACCTAGCTGCCATTGGACGAAAACCTGGTGCAAGATAACCATAGTTCTTGCACCAACCCCACCTCAATCATAACTGTTACCACTACCAACAAAGAATTCGCCATAACCGCCATTTTTCCGCTGCCGATATTGTCACCGCTGTCCAAGCTACTGTTGATCATTATCTTCAACCCTAACATATCCATCCAACTATAGTGTCACCACAACCATTTTGTACAACATGGTGAGTCGTACTAGCCGAATTTACACCGTGAAGACAAGATTCATGAGTCATCCGCCTACCATAGAGGTAAATTCCTCATCATGTGTCGCCAAGTTAAGAGCATCAAGGTTTGGTTGGTTTATTATCGATAATGGTTCAACATCAGTTAGACTAATCTTCAGACAAAGTTTTAGCAACAAATCGCTAATCTTGAGGCAGCTTTAGGTGCTTCCACAAGCTTCACAAATTCTGTCACTCCTTTTATCTTACCAATGTATACAGATAACCCGATAACCTATTTCTCTTCCTTAACTGCTACAAATTATTTATTTCACCCCATAGGAAATTCCATAGGAGTAATTTTCTTGTTTATTTTCTAACCTTTTGACAAACATGTTTTATTGAAGATTCAGTCAGCAATGGTCTAATTTACCACAACCCATTGATCTTAATTACAAGCGTAAGATGTTTGTATTTTGAAGAACAGATAGCCAATTGGGTTGGGTTGATATTATTCTTCTAACCATCTTAATAGACATACAGGTTACATGCCTAATCGTGCTTTATACAAACTCAACTCGAAAAGACAGTAAGCCTCGAGACTTAAAATTTGTGCCTTGCATCCACGCAATGCAAAGCCTTCTAGAACATTCATCTACCAGTGAAATTAGAAAGTCCCAACTCATTGTCATCAAGTGGACAAAGAtgatttcaattatttgtagCAAGGAAAATGGGACCTTGTTGAGAGATGTTCACTTCGTAGTGTAGGTTGGAATAGGCACTCCAGATTCTTCCGTCAGTTTCTTGTATGCATTTTGTAACATTCTTGTCACAGGTCCGACTTGTCCATCGCCAATTACACGCCCATCGATCTTCACAACCTGAAAGTTCAAAGGAAGCTCCTCTTGTTAGGTGTTTGAGTATTAGTTGGGGTTAGTTCAGTCCTTTGCCgagttgaaaaatgaaaatcaaaataaaacttTCAATATTACAAACATAAAGGAACTGATTAAGTTGGTTTGTGGCATTTTCCAACTTACATGAAAATAAATCTAACTAATTTCAATGGCACTTAATAGTCTAATCTTATCCAAATTCCAGACAGTGCCATATAAGCTACAGTTAcggaaaattgaaaaaacatgAACTATCAAGGATACAATGAAGTGTTCATAATGTCCCAAGCTATATTTAATGACCAATATTAACAATAACACTACGAATTAAGACAGACAAATCCAGAGTTCAGAGGTTTCACGTCAATATTTCCCCTTAACACGAGAGAAACCGAAGGGCTTTGGAGGATCTCAAGTCTTCCTTTAGAAGAGACCTTCGGGAACCTAGTTAAATTTTTGCCTCTTGTTGGTGTACAATTTATCTCATTCATATTGCAGTTGCGTCACAactgcaattttttttaagatcatTTTTGGTAAACGCCTTTGGCTTCGAGGAATTGTTCATTCCCACCATTTGTAGTTCTCTTATACTTTTATAAGCATATTTCTCAgttttccaaaaaaaataaaataaaataaaataaaaataaaaaaattgtagcCATAAGGTACTTACTGGGGTAAGCTCTCCCATCGTTCCAGTAGTCCATACCTGCAGAAAATCCTCTTTAGTTGTACACAAACAGTTACAAGTGATGGAAGTCGGTTAGTCGTTATCTTAGTTGTCGCCATTTTTTAGCTTCAGCTATAATCACAGATTCACATCTATAATTCGTTTCAGTGGATCTTTTCAAGCTATCTGTTACACTTCAAGTGCTTTGGATGATGTAGGAAATCAATTTAACAATGTCGACATAATGCAATTAACTTTGAACACTTACACAAAAACTTAAGCAGATAATTCATGATGAACTAAAAATAAAGTCGTGCATTCATGATTCATCATGAATTATGTGCTTAAGTTTGTCATGGTagccaaaatttgaaaactaaaaagatttgaATTTCATGAGCATTTTCTTTCTAACTCAATGTTATGCACAACATTcaacttcaaattttaaaatgtaaatacGAAAACCTCATCTGCAGTATGAAATTCTGATAGGCTGATTCTTCGCTCCTCCAATACCAACTTCTCCTTCACCACAAGATCCATAACCTGCAACCATAAGATCAATATTGGTTAAATCAAGGTAAGGAAAAATGTCTATGCAATCAAACTATCACAAGTCATGGTCCATATGGGTGGAATTCTTGAAGGATGATTCATCTGTGTGGCACCAAACAGTGAGGCCACAGCATTTATAGCTCGGCCTAGTAATGTATTACTAGTATATGTAACTTATAGTGTAAAGTAGAATAAATATACCTCAAATGTAGGTATAAGGGAGAGAGCTCATCCTAGTCAACCATCTTCGAGTAAAAGGGTGACCTCTTTTATAAGGTGAACAGTAAGGCAGTTTGTTCCTAGACGAGGCTCTTAGGCTAATGGATGACAGAATGTCATACCTTACATTTTCTAGGAATGAAATGACAGAACTTAAGCCCTAATTGTGACATTTATAATGATGAATTCATATTGGCAACATATAAGGTGAAGTATCTTACAGTTGCACGAGTTATTCCAGGGAGACAGTAATCAGCATGAGGCGTCAGAACATTGCCTTTCTTCACTAGAAACTGCACAAGtaaatgtataaaatattatatcatTATCTCAATTCCAAGTACAGAATATAAACAAATGAATGTATATATTTACTTTCTTGAGATCGACAAGACCCAACAAGAAGCAGAATCACAAGAGGACATGCTTCCTAAGATAATACCATAAGGTACAAAAGTTATGAAATTTGATACTTACAATGTTCGTAGCATTTGTTTCGGACACAAAACCATCTTTGTCCAGCATGATAGCATCACCAGCATTTGCATTGTTCCCTTCAATCTATACGTTTCAATAGACTCGATCAATCACAAGAGATAATCAAAATGGACTGGACACAACCCATTTGATATAGTTTCAAGTCAACAATAGATGGTCAATTCAATCAAATACAATTCAGTCAGTTTTACTGTGTTCAAAGTTACATTCTTTGAAGAAATATGTGCGTAAAGGTCACACTGTTGGAAATTCAATACCTTTGCAAGAATGTTGTTGAGAAGATTATTGTGATGAATCTTTGAATCCAAATTCTGGAGGCAAGATAAATAAATGAGTTCCGATTATAACTGACTGAATGAGGGTTAAGAGAATGAGAACAGCGGAGTTGAAGCATTTACTTTAATCAAACTCATGAGAGCAAACCAAATTACTGAGAGAGATCAAATACTAGGATAAAGGAATAGTCTTACATTTGGTGAGTTCCTACGTGTTGTGGCAGTCACTAGAGTTATTCCACTCGAATTGTCGTAGACAGGAGGCTTCCATTCAGCAAGCACTGAATATAGTTACAACATACTCAGAAAGTTAAATCCTAGAACGCACCAACACAAATAGGAAAACCTATATTATACAAGAGCCATTTACTTCTTGCATGATGCAACTAGgaagttttaacattttttttatgaaagttcttctgttaaaatataaatacaagCACAAGAGTACAAGACAGGCCAAGGAGATGAAGACATCCAGTTGGCTAGAAgctaaacaaaagaaaaactacTGTAGTCGTCATGGTTAAAGCAGCTCATCTAGAAGCATAACTGATCCTATGAGAGGAATTCATGGAAAGGAGACCATAAATCTTCACAAGTTCCTCTGTTTCTTTCTATTTGTTGCTTCTGATTTATTCCACCGAAAATCATGCAAAGAGCTGTCTAGGATAACAACTATGCTAGTTCACCTCGTTCGAAAAATTGATCAGAAGCTCGAAGCAGAGAAGATTTCGTAAAAATAAGAGTTCAGCAGCATTCTTGTATAATATATGCATCAGCAAATAGGGGATAGAGAAGAATTTTGAATTCTTCTTTTGGATTTCATTTAGAATGTTGACTTCTAAATCCAAGCTTACCatgttcttttaaaaaaaaaggctaATTATTCAATCTGTATTTTTCAACTTGAAAGAACATAAAAGGCAGGTTTGGCTGCATTGATACTAGAGCAAGAATTTTCATTACCAATTAAGGTACATCCATAAAGATTGAACTGGGGGCTCATTCCGGAAGTGACCTACAGAGAGTAAAAACATGTAAATAAAGATATGAATGCTCCAAATTCGACCAatagagaaaaggaaaagaattcaAGTCCTTGACATGAAGTAAATATTAAACAGATGCATTATGGATGTTAAAATCCTTAATGTCAACAATCAGTCTACTTATTATAGCCCCCTTACAAAATTCATTAATAAGCCACTTTAGTTTAAACATAAAGAGCAATTGAAACTTTCGAGAAAATAAGATTTTGTTCCTTatcttgaaaataaaaaatagccaaatcaacaatccaaataataataataataatagtaaataacAAAGGTCCAAAAGTGCTTAAGAATTTATTTGTCATGACGGTCGACATCAACTCTGCTAATGAAAAATTTTGTCTTTTACGAAAGCGGTGAaccatttttcttattttaagtTCTAAACTAGGTAGTGCGATTAAAATGTAAAAACAAATTTCTACAGAAATAGTTCACAGAAAAGGTTAGAAGAGTTAGGGAGCAAGAGGAACTTTAGAATTACAGAACCTTTTTCCCACGTGTTAAAGATAATCGAATGTGTGCATTATCAAACATTCCATTCCGAATGAGCGTTCTGAAAATGGCATCTTTCACCTATGGTTGCattcaaaaaaaatattacaagaATAAACAATGCATCCTCTTTTAAGACTTCAGGAAAGTGTCTAAGACTCCATTTCCTACCTGGATTAGACAACGATAGAGCCAAAACCAATAGAGGTTCCAAGAAGATGGCATACTATATATACATATTGATGTTCAGTTTAGTGGATAGAAACAAAGTCATCCTTTGATGCTTACCTCTTCCCTACTTGGAACATTCTGGAAAGCTAAGGCTTTTGATGAATCAAATAACctacagaagaaaaaaaagatctaACTATCAAGGTTCAGAAAATGTTAAAAAAGACAATTGGCCATCTAGCTTGAGCTCCTTTTTCCACTAACCTATCTAAATGTTCATCAAGCTTAAATATTTTTCCTCGATAAACTCTAAGTCCCTCCCAAACTGAGTCTCCACCTTGGACAACAGAGTCGAACACAGAAACCTTACGACAATTGAAGGTAAGAAATGAGAAACCAAGGAAATACAAATTCAAAAAGAGGACTTATTTTAACTGCATGTGTAATTTATTCCATGTAGCAGTACCTTTGCACTATCACGAGGTAAGATCTCGTCCCCCACCCATGCCAGTAGCTTCTCATTTGCAGGAACTGGAAGATCTGGAGTAGGCAAGGGAGACATGAGGAGAAGTGATTTCTGCTTTACATGGCGCCTAAGAAAGTGGTAGAGCGGTATCGTTTGCTCAAGCAAATCATATAGATTAAATGGGAAAGGCTGATATAGatttgaaaaaaaggaaaaaaatatagTGAATCTCATTAGCTAAAACAGAAGAGATTTTCAAGATATTTGTCAAAGGTAAACATGTAGGCAAGGAGACAATTGGTTGGTACTAAATACAAATCAAAAAAGTAAAGAATCACTTCATAGATCGTTATCACCATATCATGTTATGTTGTAAAAATAGTGAACTCGTTTTACTATTAGCAACATATCATTAATCTTTATATTCAAAGTATCAAAGAGTTAAAAGTGCAAGAACAAAACTAAAACCAAAACTCACACGAAAGTAGAAAAGATATACAAGAGCTTCAACCAGAATGTAACTAAGACCAAAATTCTCactcaaagaaaaaaatacagagTAAAGACATACCAACGGATATTTTCTTGGTGCCTCAAAAGCTGTTGATTTATGTACAGTTTTATACCACCATGGAGCCCATACACCATCTATAGCTTTGGGACCAGCTTCCCATCTGAAAAATGATTGCAAGTCATCATGATAAGCTTATCAATACCTGCAATAAACGGGGATGTAACATACCAGCCATGCTaaaatacaaaagaagaaactttgactaaatattttgaatatcAAAAGCCAACTAGTAGCCAAGAGGTAGAGAGATGAGAGGGAGACAGATGCACCATACGTTGGCTATTATGATTAAATAGATTATATTCCTATAGTTGTAGCCAAAAGTGGAACTGCCTCCAAAAGACAACTAAGGAGTTACTAGTTAAGACTGAAGATGGTACAATAGGCTCTGAAACAATTATAGTTCACAACTTGAAAGGAAATtacaatttcaattttcatcaGTTTTGATCACGAATGGAAAGGTAGTATGTGAATCTATTCAACTTTCTAAAGGAACAAGAACTCCATACTTCAGCATTTTGTCTTGAAAAGGAATGCCGAGTTCTTCACAAAGACCACGTAAAGTTGCCTGTGGATCAATAAGACAGAGAAAGTCAAATGTAGCACGTCAATATGATGAATCAAGTTAATCTAGACTAAAAGAATAAGCACTGAACGTAGGGGTAATGCAATATAGAGATCTTATTAATAAGTTCTCATGCATTGTCATTTTACAAGGATTCAAGAACTACAATGAATGTGCTATATCATTAACAATATCAATTTGGCACATGCAAATTGTAATTACCACTTCCTACATGAACCTTTTGGATGTGATTATACTTCATGGTTTTGAAGAAAGTGGTGATACATAAAGTATAACATGAAAATCCAATCATTACATCATAACCATCTCTCTagtgcaaaaaaaaaatgtggtaACTCAGAAAGAAGTAGAACCTCGGGATTCTTTTGAAGTTCAGCTGCATCAATGATAGGAGGGAGTCTTCCCAACTCTTTGAGCTCATTGTAAACAGATACCAATTCTGAGAAGCCCAATTCAGAAAAGGATGCAGGAATAACCTTTTCATAGGATGGCTGAGACAAGTTCATTAATTGTCAAGAAAGGTAAATAAAGAGTTTGGCGACCATCAATGGAACTTATAATGTACACAGAACAACCAATCCAAAgaatacaacaaacaatatgGTTCTTACGCTTCACATCACAActacaaacaaaaataaattaaaattttaaatatattggTTTTTCATAAGAAACTTCACCCTTGATTAGTAACAAGGAAGAATAGAAAATCCTTCAAAATTCGTTGTACAAAAGCAAAAAAGAACACTTTTCGTCAAGATCTCTCCTGAGCAGGTATTTGTACAAAAGTGAGTTACTTTTCAAATAATAGCGTAATCCATATGGGAGGTAAAATATTATGAGGTTAATACAAGTATATAGCTATTCATTCTTTAGAAACCTTGTTGAATACCAACATAAAGGTAGTGAGAAATATCTTaccaaaatatcaagtggatttCTTATCAATATGAAGTGCCTTCCCTTCTTCATCAAATCACTTGCCAAACCAGGTACTTTTTGTTTTGCTATATGCTGTATGAATATCAAGTAGAAAAAATAAACATGAAACAACAAAATGATGTACACAATTGGTTAACAAGTATcagtttccttttcctttctttctttttggtttATCCTTGTTTGCATTCAGATGAAGTTTATTTTTTTGAAGGAGTAGAGATGATATACACAACGATTAAGCCATAGCATTCTAGTTGCATACTGATGTCTTTATTCCCTATGCATTTTTGATTAACCGCTCATCTGCTTTGAGTTAAAGACCTCAAAACAAATAAGAGAAAGAGCAGGAAAATGCAGAATTGTCCATTTACTCTCTTTCTACATAGATCTCTCTCATCCATACATCATGCACGGATTacatattttgatttttatgttATATTCTAAACATCTAGACAAACAATTCCTCATCCTGGCAATGGTCCTTTCAAAAGTTTTCAATGTCTTATTACTTATTAGTCAAAAGCATACAGTCAGTCCATCCAAAATTCATGTAATGTACATCAAGGAACACAATTCAATAGGGTATAGTTCACATTACCTTGCAAAATCGGAACTTCTTTTCTCCTGGTGCAAAAATGATTTCCTTTATGACCTTATTTACGTCAGGTTCCTACAGCAAGCAGACCAAAAGGCCAATGAGAATGATATAATAACCACCAATATATATGGTCACTTTTCCTTTCATCTTTTCAAGCAACACAATACTCTAGGATGAATATCAGTTGATATTGCCTACTTTTGGACAAGATTTGTGCATCCAATACAAAAGTTGTCTTTCACTGTTTCTTCTTTCACtctgttttcattttttcagtTTCTGTTGGCCTCCCCAACCAATTGTAATACAACCGCCTACTCCTACAGGCTACAACGTCAATTCCAACAAACAAGGTAGGCATCATAATGTTAACCAACAGCCTTAAAAGGCATATAGACATAAAGCTTACTATCTTTCCTGCCAAACCATGGTGGTTAACGTTGGCACTTTTGCACTCAAAAAGGATTAACAAAGTTTTAGTGTTGGTTGTGGAACCCTGTAACTGATTGTAGGTACACCACTCCCTACCTTCAAAGatccaatttttttatttaaaaacaaaaagaagaagaagaataagaagaagaacgTCCATCCTTCAAACAACTGGCACGGACTGGAagttaaaacaaattaaaaatacTATGCTTGATATACAAACCATTTTGGATAGTAGCTCCTCACGGTATGGCCTATCATAACCCGTCACCCGAAGGAAATTTGCATAGAGTGGTTCATCTAGCACTTCCACATCATCTCTCTGAGGACAAAAACGGTGCATAATATATATGGAATGAGCAAGAAACAAGTTTTTGTTGAAAAATTATTCAAATAAGCATTCAATGTTATACTAGTCATATCTGAACTTCTCCATATTCAATAATATAATAACATCTCCTAACTTTTCCTCTGCATTACAATGTTTCAGAGTTTTACAAATTCGTTAGTCCAATAAATGTACTTTCAATTAGTTAAAAGTGATTAAACTAGATGCATAGCTCGCCTGTccaagaattttttttttttttttttttccttttcgacaacaactttcattgtaaaaaaataaaaaagtagaaGGATAAACAAAAAACCAAATCCACAAAAAAGGAGCTCAATTAGAGGGGGCTGCAGCTGCACAAAACAGTACCTGTAGAATAATTACAATCAAAATTAAAGCCTAGAGGGAAACATGAATACAACAATGGACCAAACATCATTTGGATCCCTCTCCAACCCTTGAAACACTCGGCTATTCCGTTCATCTCAAAGAACCCAAAATATAGTACACCTCAGCAAGCCACAAGAAAAAACCCTTCTCACTACAGGGGAAATGGAGGAGCACTCCCCGTTCTTATCAAATAGCATTACATTAAGGAACagttaatataataatatttgcTGCTGCCcaaaattgcagaagaagatAGTTATAACATATTACTTCAACAATGCAAACAGGATTCAATGAGAAAAGAGAAACGGCAGAGGTTTTTGTCAGACTGCCCAAAAAAAGTCATTTTTTCTTCCAAATCCTATCCCAGGTAGTAAAAGCAATATTAATCCtcaaaatctttaaaaaaaaaaaaaaaaaaaaaaaaaaaaaaaaaaaaaaaaaaaaaaaaaaaagagtaaaaagaTGACTTTTGACTCGACAATGAAATTTCCAATACAGTGCTAAATTTGTCCCAAGCAGAAAGCAACTATTACACAAAAGCAGAGAAACCCCATCAAATCATCACCTAGATAGACAATTGACCGCCATTGATGTTTTCATCCccttttcctttccatttttcAGCAACCCAACAGAGTAAGCAAGCAATGGACTATCAGATTGAGAATTACTGAGTAAATCAAAAGCTAAATCATTGAGTAACAGACAATTAATCACAATGGGTAAAGAGAAAAGCTATAATTCAGGAAAACCcattaaagaaaaatcattactCATACAAACAAAACAATGCAACAGCCACCAACACATAATTTTCACTACACTATAATCTCCATCTCTTTTCCTCCTCATTTACTCAGCAACCGAACAGAGTAAACAGGAATGCTAGCTAGAGAAAGACTGAGAAAACTCAAATAGCACCTGGGCAAAAGAGTACATAAGGCTGGTACTAAGCGATCTCGGAGTGGACCATAAATGAATCACCTCCACCTCCCCCATAGCAAGACACAGAGCTCGAGAATCAAACTGCGTTGAGGCTGAGCTTAAAGACCCCAAAGTGGATAAAAAGGAAGACTGAAagtttgaaaaaggaaaaaaaaaaaaaaaaaggagagagagagattgaatGCGTATACGAAATGGGTATTATCTCTGTACAGTGCTTATTCTCGATGAATCCCCGTGTCCTCCACTCAATTAATCCTCAACATTTCACAGAATCAGTGGTAAAGTAGAGAAAAAAAACCCATCAAAACTCAACTGAAAAAGGAAGCAAATCAACACGAATGGCACGTAACACAAGGCAACAAATAGATGAAATGAAACCCACTACTCAAAATCCCTTTTTTAATTTGTTCAGTTCATTTTATTCTCAAAGAAACCATgttcttgattttttcttttttttctttttcccttcaaTTCTTCATTTGTCTGTACATGTTGTCGCGAAGTTAAtgaataaagataaatttaagATTTGAAGGTTACTCAACTCTCTTCACTAAATAGCTTAAAACACCTAGACAATAAAACCCTTATTTAATTCATGTgtgaagataaatttaatataacaaattatagtCGTCATCTTGTTATCTGTTTATTTTATATTCACAATTTATATGATTTAACATGTAGGGCATACTTAACTCACAATTATTTAAAGTCATATTAAGTTGTTTCCATTGAAAAAGGTTAATATAGTATGCTATTATTCGACGAAGTTAAAAAAGTTGTCATTTTTAAATACATGTATATGATCTTCTATATAGTAAAGCACTGAGTGATGGCAATGGCTCTTGAAAAAAGAGATAATATATAAACATCCCGTTGAAACTTTTGTAAAGATTGTGGAccaaattaaaaatagaaaaagtatatatattaaaactttagaa
It includes:
- the LOC103495303 gene encoding LOW QUALITY PROTEIN: branched-chain-amino-acid aminotransferase-like protein 1 (The sequence of the model RefSeq protein was modified relative to this genomic sequence to represent the inferred CDS: substituted 1 base at 1 genomic stop codon), producing the protein MAEELGIDGSVPPSLHLLSAFLSMEPADSLLSIARDLGHGLVTETVQKFIWDHCITKAQEMNHFHVPYLKNFLKKLISEVELSQAEVLDELYELYAHYMVSWKDENQRKESARISKFVSFLFPDGSMNCQKFRKFVVPMQCSLNMLEGDTGCSIWPSSLYLSELILSFPDMFSTKECFEVGSGVGLVGICLAHVKASKIVLSDGDPSTLANMKVNLGLNGLCCLGSPTATSERTNEGTQTVECIHLPWESTSETELQAFAPHIVLGADVIYDPICLPDLVRVLSILLRPKQIGSSTHSFPVSEHIDDQGKDGSHGFKASRDHSIAYIASVIRNIDTFNRFLSLVEQANLSICDVTDELKPMNLLPYMYTYNRSSIRLFTLKFKXLFLLVTFLMTTVEVIHLWSTPRSLSTSLMYSFAQRDDVEVLDEPLYANFLRVTGYDRPYREELLSKMEPDVNKVIKEIIFAPGEKKFRFCKHIAKQKVPGLASDLMKKGRHFILIRNPLDILPSYEKVIPASFSELGFSELVSVYNELKELGRLPPIIDAAELQKNPEATLRGLCEELGIPFQDKMLKWEAGPKAIDGVWAPWWYKTVHKSTAFEAPRKYPLPFPFNLYDLLEQTIPLYHFLRRHVKQKSLLLMSPLPTPDLPVPANEKLLAWVGDEILPRDSAKVSVFDSVVQGGDSVWEGLRVYRGKIFKLDEHLDRLFDSSKALAFQNVPSREEVKDAIFRTLIRNGMFDNAHIRLSLTRGKKVTSGMSPQFNLYGCTLIVLAEWKPPVYDNSSGITLVTATTRRNSPNNLDSKIHHNNLLNNILAKIEGNNANAGDAIMLDKDGFVSETNATNIFLVKKGNVLTPHADYCLPGITRATVMDLVVKEKLVLEERRISLSEFHTADEVWTTGTMGELTPVVKIDGRVIGDGQVGPVTRMLQNAYKKLTEESGVPIPTYTTK